AACATGGTCCACATTGGGCAGGCTGTGTGCAGTGCTGGCTGGGGGGACGTCTGAACCATCCTACACTGGTGCCCTGTGCCTCCTCCCTGCTCTGGGCAGTGGTGCCAGCTCCCCTCACCCCTTCCCCTTCATGGGGAGCGCAGTTCTCCAGAGTTCAGCAGCACTACCCGCTACTCATCTCACCCCCACCTGGGGCCACACACACCTTTTTATTTAAgaccttcttccttcttcctattTCTGTTCTGGCCCCCTCcaattatattttggaaaaaaaaaaccacatctcTTCTATCTCTTTCTCACTTCCTATCCTATTTTAATAATGCCAAAATTGAGCCCATTTTCCCTACTCTATAGAATCGACTATTATATTAAGATAGTACTAACAGTGCCTCGATATTAACACACAGTAAGAAATAGTAAGATCCAGACTGAGATAGAATCGATTATAGAACAATATATCAGATTTTAAAGCTACTTCTAAATGGAGAAGGGGCCTATCGGGATCTCCTTGGCAGTGATTGCCAACCAGGGCTGCCTTCTGGGATTCTTTCAGGTGCCTGTAAGCATCGCCAGCAGTGGGCGGTGTGTGCTGTCTCTGCTTCTCTCACACTCAGCTCTACACGTAAGAAGACACAGGACAATTTACACACGTTTGAGCTTGGCCAGAGCTTCTGATCATTTGGGGGAGAAAAGAGGAACCTTGTAGAAGTTACCCTTGGGGTGCAACCTGGAAGAACAAACCATGGCTGGATTGAGGAATTAGAACAGAAGTGACTTGAGACATGGTCTGCAAGCACTGGCTATCTGTGGCAGGACTTTCCTCATTCATTTGGTCCTGCCCAGTGAAAAGGCTCTGGGGGGAGGTTGCAGCATGAAAAGCCAGAGCATCCAATTTGAGTGCTGGATCAAGTTGGGACCCTTGCTGGTCTCTTagccccaccccttccccagcATGTGGAAGCCAAGGGTGGGCACCAGCTGCAGAAGCAGGCAGAGAAGTTGCCTGGGGTCCAGCGAGCGCAGAGCCCGAATGCTGTGATTTATGTCTGCTGGTTTGATGGCGGAGTCTCAGCTCATTGAGGTGCAGATGAATAGGTTTATCTCCTCTAATAACTCTGGACCCCATTTCCCTCACTGGAGGGGGCAAGGCAGAGAAAACTTAATCTTGCCCAATAATGGAATTCGAGTCCCATTGGAGAATTTACTGCTGTTCAGTGACTTTTGTCTAATCTGGTTATTAAATTCTGAACTCCTGAAGCGGGTGGAGCAAGCCCATGCCCGCAGCTGTGTGGCCTGCCCCTGCCTGTGCCTCTCCTCTGTCCTCCCTTCTCTGCTGCACACCTGGGCCTCCAGGCGTATTACCTTAAAATGGCCGAGGCCTGGAGGAAGGGGTCCCTGGGTCTCCCTCAAGCCCCCAGAGGTGTTGGCTGCACCCCTCATGGGCTTGAACTCCTTGCTCTGCTGGGCTGCCTCCTGTGACCACTGGCAGAGCCTTGGCCAACCTGGGAGTCCTCAGAGGGGAGGGTACTCCAACCCTGCTCCCCCGGGGAGCTCTCCAGACCCACAGAGCCTCGTTGTGAAGCTGACCCTGGTCTCAGGTTCCTCTCCAACACCACAGCTTTCTCCTTGGGCCTGTGACCTCTGTTGGTGGGACAAGATGAGTGCCTACCTTCTCTGGAGGGGCAGAGAAAAGAGGTCACTGCACCATGGAATCTGCTCTCCTGAAAACCACCCTGGCCACCGCTGACAGGCCAGAGCAGTGGGGTCCCAGCAGGACTTCTATGCAGCCCAGTCCCTGCCAGCCTGTGGGGGATGGTGGGCACATGGGCAGGCATTCTCCTGGTAGAAAAGGCAAGATGGTAACTATCAGGGGCAAACAGCCTCTGCTACACACCTGCACGAGTGGAAATGAGGATGGGGGTAGGTAACAGGGGAGCTTCAGTCGGCTCTTCATCAGCAGGACAACATGAAAAGGGAAGAATCTGGTAAGTTACCCTGAACTGGGCCAGTGCACACACGggccatcccagcagctcgggaggctggggcaggaggactgtaCGTTCTGCTTCCCCTAGAACTAGACTCAGCAACCTTGCAAGACCCTGTcgcaaaatagaataaaacaactGGGTAGAGTGCCAGCCTAGCATGCtcgaggccctggtttccatcctgaGCACCCAAACTGTACACTTGTATGAGGTGCAAAGAACCAGAGGCCTCAGGAAGTGGCTTTGTGAGGGGGTGTGAGTGTGCAGGAGCTGTGATCTAGAGGCAGGGTCGAGAAGGGCATGTTGCCCACCTCGTAGACGTGAGTGATAAGAGGCAGTTGTGAGCATTAAACCCCCCAGGACCAAAAGGCCACATGGAAGGGTAAAAGCCATTGAGAGCACATAGCCAGTCGGGAAAGGCCCTCTGGGAGGTGGAAGGCAGGGTCTCTGGCGAACAGGTGAAGGAAAGCTTCACAAGTCAGAAAGTAAGAACAGAGACAGCACCAGCCAGGGCTCCATGAAGCCTAGAGAAGTGTGTACACTGGGAAGCTAGGGAGCAGCCGGGAGGGAGGGCAGGAACAAGGAGCCAGAAGGTAGCCTGCAAGGCGACTCCACCCCGACTCAACAGTGGTCTCGCAGGTCCCGGCCACGCTCTGCTAGCAGCATCAAGATCTCAGCAGGTCTTCCAATACAAACTGTCACTGGACGTCTTTGTTACTGAGTGCCACCCTTTCCCTTGGATTCTAGCAACGTATTTATGTAGTGATGAAGCAACACACAGATGCATTGAATATAATCAGCTTTTAACATCCACTCCATAACTATTTCAAttcctctcttgttttttattggtgtatttgGTTTTGTGATGAAACAGCATTTAGATTTTCTATGAAGGGTGAAAGAGATAATCctgaaaagaattttgaaatttttctcaaTAAAACCTTGTTAGATTGCATTTGATTGAGTACAATGTCTACCTGCTTTAGCCAAAAGTTTAATTAAGAGATGTGAGAAGAGTTGAGAAAGTGCAGACTTTGCAATTCGAGCCAtgtaggttcaaatcccagctctgctccttacctactgtgtgaccttgagcagcctggttgacctctctgggcctccttgATTGCACTACTTAAAATGAGAACAGTAACTGGATTATAATGAGCTTTCAGTGAGTAAAGCCCAGAAAATCACTAAGCCTCTTAGGTCTTTTCCATCCAAATGTATCTTCCCAACATACTTCTGTGAACTTGGGTAACAAAATACAGCCAGTGGGGACATTCAGGAATCCAGAGTTCCAGTGTATGTGTTTTTCACATTACCTCAAAATATTCAGAAGTACTAgacatgtctgtttttatatctttttcaTAGTCTATCCAGGACCTCTACATGTGGACTTTGGGCCTGAGGGACTTGCACACAGTGACCTTTGACTTCTGCATGCCTTGGGGAAGTTGAGGCTGAGCTTCTGTGGGTGAGCACCACACAAGCCAGTGTGGCTGGTGTCAGCCTCAGGCCACGGCTAATGAGAAGTTCCCTGGCCACTTCCTTGTGAGAAGAAACGTGCTCTCAAGCTACTTTCTGGACAAGCGTATGAAGAATAGGTTTGTTCATCAGCTACTGACCAGGTCCTCTGACTTGCAGAGGGCACTGCTGGCCGCTAGGCACTGCCTCAAGGCTGTACGGCTTCTCGGCGGCTGGCCTTGATGGATGCTCTTGTCTTTGAATGGTCCACACCATCCCAGCCGCTCTTCTCTTTCTCATGCTCAGTCACCCCTCTGTGTCCTGTTTCTCAAGTGTCTTGTCATCTTCACAGAGTGTCACAGATGCAGGACCATGCCCAAATGCTCACCTGGGAGGGAGCCGGGGTTGCTGCCATCAAGGTGGTCTTAGCATTGGTGAAACCTTAAGAAAGATCTGGAAGAGCAAGATCTCAGGATGTGCTGGAAGTCCCACCAATCCTAGGTGGAGTGAAGTCAGGGACAGGCAGGGAGGAGATGGGCTGAGACACGGATGGCTATGGGAAGACTTCCACTGGCCTGCGTGGCCCTTCACATCACTGGGCACATGCATGTCAGGATGAGGGATTGGGTGGACACCAGACCTGCTAGGAGAACTCACAGCTTCACATGGAGAACTCAACAAAGACTTGAACAACAGGGTTTCTCCTCATCTGCCCTAAGTCAGTACGCGGCAGGCCACTTAGGGTGGCACCCTCTTTTGGCTGGTTCAGAATTCATCATACAGgattataatgtattttgaaaattttaaagttatttagtAACATAAAAGAACTAGTAACTTTCATATGAAAACCCAGCTTCCTGGCCACTCAGGAGCAGTGGGAAATCTGGGACAGGGTGCCCTCTCTGGCCAGTCTGCCCTGCTGGCCTGGAGCAGCTCCTGAGGTCCCCCTTCTGTCTTCTGCAGacctcccacctcctgcctgTGCCCTCAGGTCCATGTCTTTGCCCCAAggctttttttctccctccctccaccctgccAGGCCCAACTAAAGAACTAAGACTCTCTGGAGCTTTCTCCAAGCACCTGGCTCTCAGGGTGCCCTCTCTTCTGTCCTCTGGGTCAGGACACCTGGGGATGACCAGGACCACATATGGTGAGCCCCCAGGTAGTCATGAGCTTGAGGAGCCGCTCACCCTGCAAAACAGGGACATGTAGAGAAAGGGCAGGGGCAGGTGACAGTGCCATCTCCAATATGAGAGAAGGGAACGAGCAACAGGCCTAGTCAAAAAGTTATGAAAAAAGATATTTAGCATCTGTCTAGAAACCTAGGCTTCCTTTATGTAGGAACCAACAAAATGTGTTCCCTTACTTCATCTAGTCTTCAAAGGATGACATCCTCAGCATTGCTTAATCTAAAAATAACAGTGTCAAGGCAGTTGTTACGGTTTAGATGTGGTGTGCCCCTAAAGCTCAGGTGtgaaatgcaagaaggtttggaggagaagtaACTGGGTTATggccttgacctaatcagtgaatctaaccgagtggtaactggaggcagacggggtgtagctggaggaagtggttcattgggagcgtggctatggggtatatattttgtatctggagatggagtctctctctgcttcctgatcatcatatgagctgcttccctctgccacactcttcctccatgatgttcagcctcacctcaagcctgaggaatggagccagccttctatggactaagacctctgaaaccttgagccctcaaatagacttttcttcctctacagttgttctgataGCGCcctttagtcacaacagcaaaagAGCTAACTAGCAACTTGTGGTTTAGTCTGCAGCCAAGGAGGGATCCAGTAGGAGATCTACCAGCAGAAGCTAAAAGCACCAGTGATTTAGTCTGCAGTCAAGGTGGAGCCAGGAGGAGAAGGCTGGAAAGTGATTTCCATGAGGTGGGGTTCTCTTTTACAGTAAAATAGCACAGAGAGAGCTCACTATTACGATGACAGGTGGTGTTGACATTACTACCATTAAATTAACACCATCGATACCATTTTTCAAAGGCCAGTTGAAGTTAgtgaacatattttgtttattcctaCATTTTGAATTATCAAGGAAGCATAGGGTTTACTTCTAAATGGATGCCAAATATCCTTTTCAATAATTGTGTGGCTGGGCCAGTTCGTATTGTGAGAAACACGCTCACCTGCCCAAACCCAAAGAATCAACTGGGAGACCTCAGGCTCCGCAGAAGAGAGACCTAAATGATGGTCTCGCAAGATCAGGTGTCTTGTGGTCAGACACCCAGAGATGGTACAGTCAGTATTTTATGCATTAGGGTGCAAGGGCCCTTTCGTGATTCCTCATTGGCTGAGTAGGACTTCCTGAATGTCCCCTGTGTTTTCCTGTCTCctattgggttatttaaagaaatgaccTTGAATTGTCCCCATTCCTCTTGTTCTTCTGTGGTGGGAAAGACTTCTTGGGGTGAACACATTCTGACACATAGGCAGCTCTTACTTCTTTACCTAAGTTATTCTTTCTTAACCAAGAGGCTATATCACTGTTGGTCAGGCTGAGCTCTTCCCCCATCTCCTGTTTGTTAAGGGCTATTCAGGTGCCTGGACTTTGGATCTGCCATATCCATAGGTTATGGTGCTATTGTGTGAGTTAACTGCCTGTAACTTTCCATTCTGCTCTAGGTCCCCTCTAGCTGCCTTTCCTACAATCCAATTTTACATTGCAGCCTAAATGCTCTATTCTGAAAAGGACCACTGGACTTCCTATTTCTCACAGTAGATGGCATCGCCCACTCCACCCTTTCTCTACACATTGCTGTCTGTTTTGCAGTGCAAGTGGCTCCTCAGGCTCATGACCCAGTGGGGACAACTCACCACAGGTAGTCCTGGTCACCACTGGAAGTCATTTGAAAGTCATGCTGGAGGTGTGACCCAAGGGAAGTCACAATGTGTGATATCAACTTTCCTAGGATACAGAGACTTAATACCATGGCTGAAACCATTAAAAAACAATGTAACAATTTAGGGTGCTAGTTTAACAGGAAGCGAATGGCCTGGCGCTTTTAGCTTCTGCTGGTAGTTTAAAGACATTGTCCAGCCTGTCCTGCAGCCTTTGAAACTCTAATTATGACTGGCAAGAGGTAAGAGGGAAATATTATCATATGAAGTTTAAAAAGGAATGAGATAGTTTAACATGCTTTAAATTAAGTTAAATTGTTCCATAATCTGTTGGCAATGACCATAAATTAAATATCCAAAACTCAAAGAACTCTTGCATTAAGGAAGTCAGTGggcataaaatgtttttaatacacttttgttttgttttgttttttggtaccagggattgaactcaggggcattcaaccatttagccacatccccagccctattttgtattttatttagagacagggtctcactgagttgcttagcacctcaccattgctgaagctggctttgaactctcgatcctcttgcctcagcctccagagccactgggattacaggcatgcaccaccacacctggctttaatacacttttattttaaaaagcattaaatgttttcttctcttatCACTAAAATAAGCTATCTATTCACTTAGGGAAAATGAATGTTATTTTCTTGGCTAAGGATTGTTATTTCTGAACTAAGGAAAATTGTCACTTTCCAGATTCCAGGACGCTAGCCAGGAAACGGGCTGCTTGAGCAAGTTCACCCTTGTAAATCTGTCCTTGCAGTTTGCAGGACCTTTGGGCTCTCCAAGGCACCACACCGCCCCCTGGTGTTCAACTTGCTAAAATGCAATACTGACTCAAATAGCCCCTTACAATTGTACTTATTTTCAGAACAATCaaagtgacattaaaaaaaaaaaaaaggaaaagaaaagaaaagaaaaaaaatgatactacagactattttgaaatattataaacTTGTGTATTTTATATGGGTAgccaaaattttctaatttttacaaCATTTAGAATGTTACTTACTTTGTGCCCTTGGTGGGAATGTCCACTAACTTGGAGTATCCTGAAGGGCAGGACCCCTCAGCTAAAACCTGGAGAACCCCCAAAGCCTCAGGCATGTGGTGACACCCACAGATGCCAAAGTAGTGCTACTCTCTGACAAACAGGTCCTGCAAAACAGTGTGGGTCCTATCCCCAGGCAGGTAATCTTGCAAAGTCTTATTTGagattctgtttaaaatttttatgtcaaAGAGCAATAATCAAGCACTATATAATAAAACAGCCCACATGCAATTCCAAGCAGAGCCAGAATCTTCTTTCCCAGGACATGAGCAATGTGACTTAGGCCCTTATGAATCTTACCTGTGCAATTCCATGCAAACTATGGACAAGGCCCATAGGTCTCAGCAGAGGCACCTGGGTCCAGGTAAAAACCCTGAGGCTTAAGATTCATGGCATCAGAAATTGGCCTGGGACCCCAAGGGTTTGTTCCTTGGGCACGTTCCATGTGATAAACTTCTCTGTCCCTGTAACCAATGGCTGGGATTTTCTGGGCCTGCTGGTGGTAGCCTAGTAGTGacagtgtgatttttttcctcacagCATCCAGCGGGCGTGGCGCGAGCATCTGCAGCGGCAGGAGCCCCTGGAGAAGAGGAGCCCGTCGCCACCTTCAGTGTCCTCCGGCAGGCTGAGCAACTCCAGCAGCGTGAACACCTTCTCCGACAGCAGCACACCTGTGAGTGCACCTTCCGTTCTCCTGATTGACTTACCGCCGCTTATACGTCGCCTGGACTCTGGTTCTAGGATGGAAGTTGTGGGGTGTGAGCAGGTGGTTTGCGACAGTGAGGCGCCATGTAGCTCAGGTGCTACCTGGAAGCTAGGGTAGGGGCTTTGTCCTTTCAGAACAGACCAATTCGCAACTTGAAGTTAGCTTTACTGAGTCTGGAGAAAGGGTCGTGTTTGAAATCAGCCTCCGAGGCTCTCACTTCATCCCCTTTTCTCTGTGGACGTGCATCTCAGTTCGTGCCTCTAGAAGCCTTGTGTGATACTAATGTGTCAGAAGGTTAGTACAAGAAAGAGAACTTTCCCAGAGGGAACTGGAAATAGTAGGTAAGCTCAGAGCCCAGGTAGGCCACTCTTGGCTGGTGTGTGCAAGTCACCATGGCCAGATGGGGCCACAGACCCCACCTGAGGGGCAGCCACCTGGAAAGGTGTTGCCATGTAGGGATGCAGGTCAGATATTGTCAAATGTGGCTCCTTCTTCAGGAGATGCCAGAAATCCACGGAGAAGACGTGGAAGGTAAGCTGGAGACTATAGTGGGGCTACAGGCCACCAGCACACAACTCAGAAGTAGGCTAAGGAATGAAGGAACTGTTGATGTCTGTGTGTTAAAGAGAATGACATATGTGTCTGTCGGGTGCCTAGAAACCAGGGTGTTATGGATTCAGCCACTGTAATGCtgaaaagtaagaaagagaaatggagtaaaaaaaaatattcctttgctACTTTGCTCTAATGTTCATTCAGTTGTGAAAAAGTTTTCTCAAGATGCAGAATGGTGTATTCACATTGGGATCAAGCCAAAGTTACTTTATCTGAGAGGTGTTCTGATGACCGATTTGCACATTCTTTGGTAACTGGTTTTATCTAGAGATGGACTTTTCAAGGGAGGGAATGTGTTGCTTTCATAGCTGTGAAATAAATGGGACAGAAGGTCCACTTTTAACTGAGAGCAGCAATGGAATATTTGGTGAATTTCTTGGGAGAGTGTCTTGTGGGGTGGCTTGTATCTGAGCGCGCTGTCACTAGAGGGTGCAGGTAGACCACAGTGGGAGATACCAGGCCTAAGGTTGCAGACGGTGCATGATTTGTGAGTAAAAAATAGGGTGCAAAGTGAGTGTTTTGCAGGCCGTGGCTGAAATGCCACAGGAAGTGCAAATCCAGGGTCTTAGACGATTGAACTTCCACGATGGAGATGCAGTGTCAGAAGTTGATCCCTCAGGTCTGAGGTTTAGATTTCCTGCTTTTGTGACTTCTCGTGGCCACACTTCAGGGTGACTGACGACCATGGTTGCTAGGCCGGGGTGGGGAGTTGGTGTGAGCACCTTGGGCGCTTAATCCTTTGGTGGATTGAGACCCTGGAAGAGAACACCTGACCTCCTCAAGGGGCAACCCACTcatgccagcagctcaggggcTAACAGCATGCCCTTCCCCCACCTGGCCACCATGATCCAGCCTCCACACACCATTGCCAGCAGCCACACCTTCTCTAATTCATCCTGGCTTCTCAGCCCCTGCTGTTTTCGGTAGAGGAGATTTTCTCTCTCAAATGTCCCCAGCACCTGGGTTTGCATAATGTGTGTCAGACGGTGGGTGGTGGGCGTGACATCCAGCTGACCCCTGTATCATCTTCCTTTAGTTCTGAGGTCATGGGACAGGGATGATGATGGTGTCAGTGTGTGGAAATTTGCCTCAACCCCTAGTGCCTACAAAAAAATGAAGAGTCGGgcggatttaaaaacaaaacaaagcaaaactcatTATTGGAACCAGTTATCAGAGAGCAATCAGAGACCCAGCCTGGAATTCTAATAGAGGCTGCTGATTATCAGGGTGACTTTGATGTCAGCGATGGCCATGAGGTGCCACTCAacatacaaagtaaaataaaagcttaAGATGTCAGGATATTTCCAGTCTTGTTTGTCAGGCAGGTGAAATATCCaagatgtaatttttaaaaaccgcACACCTAGTTGTGTGGATGGACACATCTCTGAACCCTTTTCTCCCACGGTTGTCACTTGCCCTGGGCCCCTGCGGGGGACTCACTCTTATCTCCTCTGGGGCTTCTAACCTTCCTGGAGATGAGGTGGGAAGGTGATCCTGCCCAGCCCATAGGAGCTGCAGGCAGGAAGATGCACTTTTTCCACCCGCCAGTGGATGGACCTCATTTATGGAGGGAATAGAATCACCCTGGCCCGCACTGACCAAGCCATGATGGAATCACACTTTGTTATCTGTAAATTTAAAGTCCCCTGTGTAAGTTGAAGGCCATCTGCCAGGGAAGCTCTCCCTGGGGAGCCCCCTGGCCTGACTCTGGCTTGATCTCTGCTAGCTCATGGACTCTCAGCCCCCTTTCTCTGGGTCAGCTGTTGCAGATGCCTCCAGACCACAGTCAGTCTTCTCAAATCTGATCAACTGCTGTTTTGTCTAGAGTTCCAGCCTTCCCTCAGCTAGCCTCCAACACAGCCTCCACCAGAGGCAGGCCTTCTTTGCCTGCTCCCCGAGCCTGGTCAGTGCCACCATCCCCAGGTCTGCAGTCACTGTAACCACTGCCTGTCTCCCCTGTCTGCCCCAGACACAGGCCACATGGGAAACCAACTCCTTGATCTGACTGAGTCCCTGTGCTGCACTAAGAATGCTGCTTCTGTGTGCTTCTGCTCGGATCCTTGCAGCTAAACATAGTGGTTAAGGCAGCTCTCAGGATATTTCTGCTCTAAAATATGTAATGACAGCACCGTCTAAGTCTGAGCTTCAGATTCTTCATCTTAACAAGAGCTGAGCCCTTGTTGGGTGCTGGGCTCTCTGCTGACACTTCTTGtggattatcttatttaatcctctcaATGGCTATATGAGGGTAGCTCTGTTATTATCTCCAATTTACAGACGATGAAAATGAGACTTGGAGAGATAGCTAACCTGCCTTGGGCTGCATGTTGGGTGGAGCTGGCTAGTGTCCTTCTTGCTGGATTTAGGCCTGGTCAAGCGGTAGCGGTAGCAATCAGCTGCTGCATTTCTAAGACTGTTTTACAATTTGACAGCTATAAACAGTGAGTAAGACACTAGAAAAATTACATGTGATTTTATAAATTGCCTTGATCCATGCTCTTTGGTTCAAATCTCACACCTCAACTATTCAATACTAAGTTAAAGATCAACAGGAGGGAAGCCAATGTTAAGGAAAGACGATACTAAGTTATGTTAGCTATCTGAACAGTAAGTGCTCTCACCCCACAATGTatcatatggtaataaaaaaGTTGTTTTAGAAATAGGAATTCTGCATGGCTACCGTTACTGGGGAGTGGAAATTGTGGGTGTCACAATGGAAAAGCAAGAGATGACTTCTTATCTCTGGGCTCaatggtgcacccctgtaatcccagtggctcaggaggctgagacaggaggatggcgagttcaaagccagcctcagcaatggcaaggtgctaagcaactcagtgagaccctatctctaaataaaatagggctggggatgtggctcagtggttgagtgcccctgagttcaatttcccatgcctcccccatCAAAGAAAAgagttcttattttaaaatatcagtcatTGCATAGAGGACAATAGAAAAATGCTCCCTGAATTTTTATTAGTCAATTTTACATGCTAAGATGCTTACAATCAGTTCTCAGCTCTGAGACACCTGTAATTTATCTAACAGGATATAACAAAAAGAAACCATGAAACATGTATCATAAACTCTGAgacttataattttctttttcttttccttttttttttttttttttgtggtgctggggattgaacccagggccttgtacattcaAGGTAAACTCTCTAtgaactgagctacaaccccagctgaGACTGATAACTTTTCCAAGTCAGTATTGTCTGACTTTGCAAATAGATCCAGAAAGATCTTTGTGATGGCCTGCAGAGGTTCTGTCTCATTGGCTTGGGTGGGGTCTGGGATCTGGGCCTCCTCATGGCTACTCTACTTTACAAGTATAAAACCTCACAGAGCCTGGGACCCAGAAAATTCTCAGCAGGTGTTAGTTGAATCTGCTCTTGATCTTATCCAATGTAAACTCAAAATGCTGTGGAGATGAGAGATGGACATGTTAACTTGGTACGGATTGTGGGGCACAGTGCCCGTTCTCCCTGTGAATCCCTGGGAACTGATGTGTGTCCCAGAATTTGTATTCCTAAGCTGAGACTGGAGCTATACACTGCAAAGTAAGACATCTATCATTTGCTTTAGTGTTGCTCTAATTAAAAATGAGTTTTCAAGTTCTGAAGATGAAACCAGGGTTAAGTCCTTTGCTTCTGAATGAGTGGGGGGGGTCTCCTCAGAGGGCCCAGCCTCAGGGTCGTGAAAGCAAGGCTAACTCATTCTACTTCCTTCTAGACCCCAGGAATGAGGAATGGGAGGACCCCCTGCATCCTGGGAAACaggcccagccccacccagctGGTCCCACCCCCTGCAGTAGGAGGAGTTACAGTTCTGAGCAGTTCAAGAGCAGGGGTCTGGGAGGGTTGGGGATCTGGGCCCTCACTTGTCCTGGAGAGAGACTGGGAGCCCCTAGACTGGTGGGGTCTATGAGTGAGTGGTCCTGGCATTTATCAAGAGCTCCAGCTCAGTTGGTGCTGCCCCTGCAGCCAGAGGCGTGCACCTTGCTTTCAAGATGCATGGCCCTTTTAGATCTTCAGTCTCAGGGCTTTAAATACAGCAGGGGATCTGGTGAGAGGAAGCCTTGTCACATCATACCCACTTGGGGGGAACTGGGCCCTAAAAGGGGATTTCCAGGCCCTTTCCAATGTGAGCCTGAAAGCTGTGAATTATGGCATCTGTAAGCCTCATGCTACTTAATAATTGAATGGCCTAGATTTT
This Marmota flaviventris isolate mMarFla1 chromosome 8, mMarFla1.hap1, whole genome shotgun sequence DNA region includes the following protein-coding sequences:
- the Iqcj gene encoding IQ domain-containing protein J, encoding MRLEELKRLQNPLEQVNDGKYLLENIQRAWREHLQRQEPLEKRSPSPPSVSSGRLSNSSSVNTFSDSSTPVSAPSVLLIDLPPLIRRLDSGSRMEVVGCEQVVCDSEAPCSSGATWKLG